GCCGAGATCGTTGTGCTAGGTAGCGGCTATCTATTTTTACTTTCGCGTTATTTAGCGTTTTTAGCGGTAGAGAAATTTCGTCATTCTTTCTTCTTTGAGTTCTTGGCGACCTTCGCGGTTAAGGCTCTCTTCAGGTAAGTGAATACGGATCACCGGTCAACGATCCGAGCTTCGCTCGGTCTCTCGCTCCTGCGAAACAGCCATAGGGTCAGAAATAGCGGGATTAGGGTGACAGCGAAAAGAGGTTGACCGCCATGATTGTGAAACCAGCCGTCAATCATCTCTGGTCCAGTATGGTAGCATTGCCAAGCGAGTACTAAGATGCGAATGGCGTTTCTTAAAATTCCAATGGGGATCACGAGCATCACAAAGACGCTTCGTTTCCATTGTGTTTTTAGGAAGAGATAGGAACCAACTGTGCTGACAATGAATAGCACCAAGCTTGATCGAAGGCCACTGCACTCGGGAGCGACCTCCATGCTTATGGTTGGCATGTGAAAAACGAGTCCTTCCTCTCTAAACACGGGAATGCCTGCGATTTGGATAAACCAGAAGGAGACTTCGGCCGAAGCGTGTTGAAGAAACGTTTGGATGCCAATCCGCAGCTCCGCGGGAAAGGGGGCGATGAAGACCAGAAAGAGGATTGGAAAAATCTGCTGGCGGAGGGTGGCCGTGCCGAAGCTCAGGAAGCAAAGAGCGATGACGAAGCAGGCGTAGGAAAAAATGGAGTAGGCAAGGTAGCTTTCCAGCTGATCGGGATCGCTAAGGTCGAAACTGCTGGTGAAGAAGACCAGCAGCGAGAGGGCTCCCACGGCGAGCGGAACAAGGGCCAACAGCGGTTTGCTCGGCGAAGGAGCAGGACGCTGTTGTCTTCGGTTGTCCCAGACAAGATAGATCGAGACCGCCGGGATCAAGATCACATGCGAATAGAGGTCGCTGC
The window above is part of the Pelagicoccus sp. SDUM812003 genome. Proteins encoded here:
- the xrtC gene encoding VPDSG-CTERM-specific exosortase XrtC — encoded protein: MSKLPEPANAPLSPEKGSNGPSKPILYLAAGILVLSAIYFVPLRLLWSLAISSDLYSHVILIPAVSIYLVWDNRRQQRPAPSPSKPLLALVPLAVGALSLLVFFTSSFDLSDPDQLESYLAYSIFSYACFVIALCFLSFGTATLRQQIFPILFLVFIAPFPAELRIGIQTFLQHASAEVSFWFIQIAGIPVFREEGLVFHMPTISMEVAPECSGLRSSLVLFIVSTVGSYLFLKTQWKRSVFVMLVIPIGILRNAIRILVLAWQCYHTGPEMIDGWFHNHGGQPLFAVTLIPLFLTLWLFRRSERPSEARIVDR